A stretch of Sulfitobacter sp. THAF37 DNA encodes these proteins:
- a CDS encoding substrate-binding domain-containing protein, which translates to MSLTKLTASALAIAALSATAAAARDNVQVAGSSTVLPYASIVAEAFGENTDFPTPVVESGGSSAGLKRFCEGVGENTIDVANASRAIREKEIKACAENGVTDIMEVRIGYDGIVFASQQSGPDFTAFQPTDIFNAIGAKVLKDGELVDNSYQNWSEFNGDLPDAEIAMFIPGTKHGTREVFEEKVLLVGCEETGAMQAMLDSGMDEDAAEDACLDVRQDGKSVDIDGDYTETLARIDANTNGIGVFGLAFYENNTDKLKVATMSGVEPTTETIASGEYPVSRPLFFYVKKAHIGVIPGLKEYAQFFISDELAGPSGPLANYGLVSDPELADTQKSVADEATMGSGS; encoded by the coding sequence ATGTCACTGACTAAACTCACCGCATCCGCACTGGCCATCGCAGCCCTGTCCGCAACGGCTGCCGCCGCACGTGACAACGTACAGGTTGCCGGATCTTCCACCGTTCTGCCCTATGCTTCCATCGTGGCCGAAGCCTTCGGCGAAAACACCGACTTCCCGACGCCGGTTGTCGAATCGGGCGGTTCTTCCGCAGGTCTGAAGCGGTTCTGCGAAGGTGTCGGCGAAAACACCATCGACGTTGCCAACGCATCGCGCGCCATCCGCGAAAAGGAAATCAAGGCCTGCGCCGAGAACGGCGTGACCGACATCATGGAAGTCCGCATCGGCTATGACGGGATCGTCTTTGCCAGCCAGCAGTCCGGCCCGGACTTCACCGCGTTCCAGCCCACCGACATCTTCAACGCCATCGGCGCGAAGGTGCTGAAGGACGGCGAACTGGTCGACAACAGCTACCAGAACTGGTCCGAGTTCAACGGCGACCTGCCCGACGCTGAAATTGCGATGTTCATTCCCGGCACCAAGCACGGCACCCGCGAAGTCTTTGAAGAGAAGGTTCTGCTGGTCGGCTGCGAGGAAACCGGCGCCATGCAGGCGATGCTGGACAGCGGCATGGACGAAGACGCGGCGGAAGATGCCTGCCTTGACGTGCGTCAGGACGGCAAGTCCGTGGACATCGACGGCGACTACACCGAGACCCTGGCGCGTATCGACGCCAATACCAACGGCATCGGCGTGTTCGGCCTGGCGTTCTACGAGAACAACACCGACAAGCTGAAGGTCGCCACCATGAGCGGTGTCGAGCCCACGACTGAGACCATCGCGTCGGGCGAGTACCCGGTGTCCCGCCCGCTGTTCTTCTACGTGAAGAAAGCCCACATCGGCGTGATCCCCGGTCTGAAGGAATACGCGCAGTTCTTCATCTCAGATGAACTGGCCGGCCCCTCCGGCCCGCTGGCCAACTACGGCCTCGTTTCCGACCCCGAGCTGGCGGATACGCAGAAATCCGTCGCGGACGAAGCGACAATGGGTTCCGGTTCCTGA
- a CDS encoding ATP-binding protein, which yields MTEAPLLPDLIAALPLPTLVIDRAERIAAVNPAAGSLFGGHTVGRHFVTVLRQPALVDAVERCIEDGQGRQSRFLASEGDRDVTYDVTLRCVAGTGLLIVTFQDVTHHAQAGQMRRDFVANVSHELRTPLTSLMGFIETLSGPARDDPAARDRFLQIMQTEAGRMNRLVGDLLSLSRVEAEERMRPTNQINLAEVLRTTLRNLNPLAVEADVTLRADLGTEPLMILGDADQLLQVFTNLVENAIKYGGEGRPVDIGCEVSLRDPMLRGPSVRITVRDHGPGIPSHHIPRLTERFYRADSHRSRALGGTGLGLAIVKHILNRHRGRLKITSEEGQGASFCVILPQDVVASDV from the coding sequence ATGACCGAAGCACCGCTGCTGCCTGACCTGATTGCGGCGCTGCCCCTGCCGACGCTGGTCATTGATCGCGCCGAGCGGATCGCGGCGGTGAACCCGGCGGCCGGGTCGCTGTTCGGGGGGCATACGGTGGGCCGGCACTTTGTCACCGTCCTGCGCCAGCCCGCGCTGGTCGATGCGGTGGAACGCTGCATCGAGGACGGGCAGGGGCGTCAGTCGCGCTTTCTGGCAAGCGAGGGCGACCGCGATGTCACCTATGATGTAACGCTTCGCTGTGTGGCCGGGACCGGGCTGCTGATCGTCACCTTTCAGGACGTCACGCACCACGCCCAGGCCGGGCAGATGCGCCGGGATTTCGTCGCCAATGTCAGCCATGAGCTGCGCACGCCGCTGACCTCTCTCATGGGGTTCATCGAGACCCTGAGCGGTCCGGCCCGCGACGATCCCGCGGCCCGCGACCGGTTTCTGCAGATCATGCAGACCGAAGCGGGCCGCATGAACCGGCTGGTGGGCGACCTTCTGTCGCTGAGCCGGGTCGAGGCGGAAGAGCGCATGCGCCCGACAAACCAGATCAACCTGGCCGAAGTGCTGCGGACGACGCTGCGCAACCTCAATCCGCTGGCGGTGGAGGCAGACGTGACCCTGCGCGCCGATCTGGGCACCGAACCGCTGATGATTCTGGGGGATGCCGACCAGTTGCTGCAGGTTTTCACCAACCTCGTCGAGAACGCCATCAAATACGGGGGCGAGGGCCGACCGGTGGACATCGGCTGTGAAGTCAGTCTTCGCGACCCGATGCTGCGGGGGCCGTCGGTGCGGATCACGGTCAGGGACCACGGCCCCGGCATACCGTCGCATCATATTCCGCGGCTGACGGAGCGATTCTACCGTGCCGACAGCCACCGCAGCCGCGCCCTGGGCGGGACCGGGCTGGGTCTGGCCATCGTGAAACATATTCTCAACCGGCACCGCGGTCGGCTCAAGATCACGTCCGAAGAGGGGCAGGGCGCGTCGTTCTGCGTCATCCTGCCTCAGGATGTTGTGGCCTCCGACGTCTGA
- a CDS encoding gamma carbonic anhydrase family protein translates to MTLYALADRKPKVDGTAWVAPDANVIGDVVLDAESSVWFCATLRGDNERIHVGRGSNVQENCVFHTDMGFPLTIGENCTIGHKVMLHGCTIGDNSLIGMGATILNGAKIGRNCLIGAGALITEGKEIPDGSLVMGAPGKVVRQLDDKAIAMLTASARHYADNAARFAKDLTAL, encoded by the coding sequence ATGACCCTATATGCGCTTGCAGACAGAAAACCCAAGGTGGACGGCACGGCCTGGGTCGCACCCGATGCCAATGTCATCGGCGATGTGGTGCTGGACGCCGAAAGCTCGGTCTGGTTCTGCGCCACCCTGCGCGGCGACAACGAACGGATCCACGTAGGCCGCGGGTCCAACGTGCAGGAGAATTGCGTGTTTCACACAGACATGGGCTTTCCGCTGACCATTGGCGAGAACTGCACCATCGGGCACAAGGTGATGCTGCACGGCTGCACCATCGGGGACAACTCTCTGATCGGCATGGGGGCGACGATCCTCAACGGGGCAAAGATCGGCCGCAACTGCCTGATCGGGGCGGGGGCGCTGATCACCGAGGGCAAGGAAATTCCCGATGGGTCGCTGGTGATGGGCGCACCTGGCAAGGTGGTGCGCCAGCTCGACGACAAGGCCATTGCCATGCTGACCGCCAGCGCACGGCATTACGCCGACAACGCGGCGCGTTTTGCCAAAGATCTGACTGCGCTCTGA
- the gmk gene encoding guanylate kinase yields MTQLPERRGLLVILSSPSGAGKSTLARRLMNWDASLKFSVSATTRVARAGEVEGQDYYFVSEEDFRRWVKDGELLEHAHVFGNNYGSPRGPVQEAIDAGRDVLFDIDWQGAQQIQKSALGSHTLSIFILPPSILELRRRLISRGQDTAETIAKRMRKSWDEISHWDGYDYVIVNDDLTETEEKLKTIIRAERMRVAQQPRLLDHVRKLQNEFEDLP; encoded by the coding sequence ATGACCCAATTGCCGGAAAGGCGCGGCCTTCTTGTCATTCTCAGCTCGCCCTCCGGGGCGGGCAAATCGACACTCGCGCGCCGTCTGATGAACTGGGACGCCTCTTTGAAGTTCTCTGTTTCCGCGACGACACGTGTCGCACGCGCGGGGGAGGTCGAGGGCCAGGATTACTACTTTGTCTCCGAGGAGGACTTTCGCAGGTGGGTCAAGGACGGGGAACTGCTGGAGCACGCCCATGTCTTTGGCAACAATTATGGCTCTCCGAGGGGACCGGTACAGGAAGCCATAGATGCCGGTCGGGATGTGCTGTTCGACATTGATTGGCAGGGGGCGCAGCAAATCCAGAAATCTGCGCTTGGCTCTCATACGCTGTCCATCTTCATCCTGCCGCCATCCATTCTGGAGCTGCGCCGCAGGCTGATCAGCCGGGGCCAGGACACCGCCGAGACCATTGCCAAGCGGATGCGCAAAAGCTGGGACGAGATCAGCCATTGGGACGGCTACGATTATGTCATCGTGAACGACGATCTCACCGAAACCGAGGAAAAGCTGAAGACCATCATTCGCGCGGAACGTATGCGGGTCGCCCAGCAGCCCCGTCTTCTGGATCACGTCCGCAAACTTCAAAATGAATTCGAGGACCTCCCATGA
- a CDS encoding YicC/YloC family endoribonuclease, with protein MIHSMTGFATRTGGDGPHAWAWEVRSVNGKGLDLRLRVPDWIAGLETGLRKKLGKVAVRGNVTCNLRVSREEGAGALGVNGAQLDAVLEALHQIESRAMDAGVSLAPSKATDIATMRGVLEQSVGQDDTAALCAAILADADAVLQDFTAMRASEGAALAEVLQSRLTEVEALTAEAAALAEARRDEMAQTLRQNVARILDNADGLSEARLAQELALIAVKADVTEEIDRLGAHVAAARALLAEGGPVGRKLDFLTQEFNREANTLCAKAQNTELTRVGLSLKAVIDQMREQVQNVE; from the coding sequence ATGATCCATTCGATGACCGGCTTTGCCACGAGGACAGGCGGCGACGGTCCCCATGCCTGGGCGTGGGAGGTCCGGTCGGTCAATGGCAAGGGGCTGGATCTGCGCCTGCGTGTGCCGGACTGGATCGCGGGGCTGGAAACGGGCCTGCGCAAGAAACTGGGCAAGGTTGCGGTACGCGGAAACGTCACCTGCAACCTGCGTGTGAGCCGGGAAGAGGGGGCAGGTGCGCTTGGCGTCAACGGCGCTCAGCTCGACGCCGTGCTGGAGGCGCTGCACCAGATCGAATCGCGGGCGATGGACGCGGGCGTGTCGCTTGCCCCGTCCAAGGCCACGGATATTGCCACCATGCGGGGCGTGTTGGAGCAGTCGGTGGGCCAGGACGACACCGCGGCGCTCTGCGCCGCGATCCTGGCGGATGCGGATGCGGTCCTGCAGGACTTTACCGCGATGCGCGCCAGTGAGGGCGCGGCGCTGGCCGAGGTACTGCAAAGCCGTCTGACCGAGGTCGAGGCCCTGACCGCCGAAGCCGCGGCCTTGGCCGAGGCGCGCAGAGACGAGATGGCGCAAACCCTGCGCCAGAACGTGGCGCGTATTCTGGACAATGCCGACGGGCTGAGCGAGGCGCGGCTCGCCCAGGAACTGGCGCTGATCGCGGTCAAGGCGGATGTGACCGAGGAGATCGACCGTCTGGGCGCCCATGTGGCCGCCGCCCGTGCCCTGCTGGCCGAAGGCGGGCCGGTGGGGCGCAAGCTGGATTTCCTGACCCAGGAATTCAACCGCGAGGCCAACACCCTGTGTGCAAAGGCGCAGAACACCGAGCTGACCCGCGTCGGTCTGTCGCTGAAGGCGGTGATCGACCAGATGCGCGAACAGGTCCAGAATGTGGAGTAA
- a CDS encoding PAS domain-containing protein: MDNSHHTSQNVIAMSEYQPESGYAAIAQIEAYWEALRGSRMVPKRSEIDPRGIEGALENAFIVERVAAGIARLRIAGSHLNDLMGMEVRGMPLTALFAPPARQEVSKTIEEVFQAPGTATFKLTAPAAEGRPEGEARMILLPLKSDLGDVSRLLGCLVYRGTIGLAPRRLDVVDRSFTMLLPGGDAQPIRGFEPRPDRADSTGVPGFAAPAPEFERRGTGNRDTDGGGRPGKRPPYLRLVKSDD, from the coding sequence ATGGACAATTCTCACCATACGTCGCAGAATGTTATCGCCATGTCAGAGTATCAACCAGAAAGCGGTTATGCCGCCATTGCCCAGATAGAGGCCTATTGGGAAGCCCTGCGCGGGTCCCGCATGGTACCGAAACGCTCCGAAATCGACCCCCGTGGCATAGAGGGCGCGCTTGAAAATGCCTTTATCGTGGAACGGGTCGCAGCAGGCATCGCACGGCTGCGGATCGCGGGCAGTCACCTCAACGACCTGATGGGCATGGAGGTCCGCGGCATGCCGCTGACTGCGCTGTTCGCCCCACCGGCCCGGCAAGAGGTGTCCAAAACCATCGAAGAGGTCTTTCAGGCCCCCGGTACCGCCACTTTCAAACTGACCGCCCCCGCCGCCGAAGGCCGGCCAGAAGGAGAGGCCAGGATGATCCTGCTGCCCCTGAAGAGCGATCTGGGCGATGTCAGCCGATTGCTGGGCTGTCTGGTGTACCGAGGTACCATCGGCCTGGCCCCTCGTCGCCTTGACGTGGTGGACAGGTCATTCACGATGCTGCTTCCGGGCGGCGATGCGCAGCCCATCCGGGGCTTTGAACCCAGGCCCGACAGAGCCGACTCGACGGGTGTTCCGGGCTTTGCCGCCCCCGCGCCGGAATTCGAAAGACGCGGCACCGGCAATCGGGACACGGACGGTGGCGGCAGGCCGGGCAAACGGCCCCCCTATCTGCGCCTCGTCAAATCCGACGACTGA
- a CDS encoding class II 3-deoxy-7-phosphoheptulonate synthase, with translation MTQWSKSSWRSKPRIQMPDYPDQDALNAVEAQLSRYPLLVFGGEARRLKQHLGAASRGEAFLLQGGDCAESFEQFSSDAIRDTFKVMLQMAVVLTYGAKVPVVKVGRMAGQFAKPRSAPTEVVDGVELPSYRGDIINELDFTPEARLPNPEKMLRAYTQAAATLNLIRAFSTGGYADVHRVHGWTLGFTDGEKAEKYREIANRISDTLDFMSAAGVTADTAHTLQTVEYYTSHESLLLEYEEALCRQDSLTGKWLAGSGHMIWIGDRTRQPDGAHVEFARGVQNPIGLKCGPSMTADDLKKLMATLNPENEPGRLTLIARFGAGTVGDHLPKLIRTVEQEGAKVLWTCDPMHGNTIKSASGYKTRPFDSVLREVREFFDVHGAEGTVAGGVHFEMTGQDVTECTGGVRAVSDEDLSDRYHTACDPRLNASQSLELAFLVAEELSSRRLAQGKAAAI, from the coding sequence ATGACACAATGGAGCAAATCGAGCTGGCGCAGCAAACCGCGGATCCAGATGCCGGATTATCCGGACCAGGATGCCCTGAACGCGGTCGAGGCACAGCTGTCGCGCTATCCATTGCTGGTCTTTGGTGGCGAGGCGCGACGGCTCAAGCAACATCTGGGAGCGGCCAGCCGGGGCGAGGCGTTCCTGCTGCAGGGCGGTGACTGCGCTGAAAGTTTCGAGCAGTTCAGCTCGGACGCGATCCGGGACACGTTCAAGGTCATGCTTCAGATGGCCGTGGTGCTGACCTATGGCGCCAAGGTGCCGGTGGTCAAGGTTGGCCGCATGGCGGGGCAGTTCGCCAAGCCGCGGTCGGCCCCGACCGAGGTGGTGGACGGCGTGGAGCTGCCCAGCTACCGCGGCGACATCATCAACGAGCTTGACTTCACCCCCGAAGCGCGACTGCCCAACCCCGAGAAGATGCTGCGCGCCTATACCCAGGCGGCGGCGACGCTGAACCTGATCCGGGCCTTTTCGACCGGGGGCTATGCGGATGTGCACCGCGTGCACGGCTGGACACTCGGCTTTACCGATGGGGAAAAGGCCGAGAAATACCGCGAGATCGCGAACCGTATTTCCGACACGCTGGACTTCATGTCCGCGGCAGGTGTCACCGCCGACACGGCGCACACCCTGCAGACGGTGGAATATTATACCAGCCACGAATCGCTCCTGCTGGAGTACGAGGAGGCGCTGTGCCGCCAGGACAGCCTGACGGGCAAGTGGCTGGCAGGCTCCGGTCACATGATCTGGATCGGGGACAGAACCCGGCAGCCGGATGGCGCGCATGTGGAATTCGCGCGGGGCGTGCAGAACCCGATCGGGCTGAAATGCGGGCCGAGCATGACGGCGGATGACCTGAAGAAACTGATGGCCACCCTCAACCCCGAGAACGAACCGGGCCGTCTGACCCTGATCGCCCGCTTCGGTGCCGGCACGGTAGGAGATCACCTGCCCAAGCTGATCCGCACGGTGGAGCAGGAAGGGGCCAAGGTGCTTTGGACCTGCGACCCGATGCACGGCAACACGATCAAATCCGCGTCGGGCTACAAGACGCGGCCGTTCGACTCGGTCCTGCGCGAGGTGCGTGAATTCTTTGACGTGCACGGCGCCGAAGGCACTGTGGCCGGTGGGGTTCACTTCGAAATGACCGGGCAGGACGTGACGGAGTGCACCGGGGGCGTGCGTGCGGTCAGCGACGAGGATCTGAGCGACCGCTATCACACCGCGTGCGATCCGCGCCTGAACGCGAGCCAGTCGCTGGAGCTGGCCTTTCTCGTGGCTGAAGAGCTGTCGTCGCGCCGTCTTGCGCAGGGCAAGGCCGCGGCGATCTGA
- a CDS encoding GlxA family transcriptional regulator has translation MSQTRHAVRKTTEVSKPRRFVFVLLNDFSLLSFSTSIECLRIANRMAGRDIYCWTVIGEGGESARCSAGTIFQLDADLDELARDDTILVCSGLDVQDATTKKVLSWLRREARKGLTVGGLCTGAFTLARAGLLDGKRATIHWENHDSFAEEFEEVNLTKSVFVVDGNRLTTAGGTSSIDLMLKLIADDQGEDLANAVADQLIYSSIRTDQDTQRLSVPTRIGVRHPKLSQVIQMMEANIEEPISPSVMARDVGMSTRQLERLFRRYLNRSPKRYYMELRLQKARNLLMQTDMSVINVALACGFASPSHFSKCYRAHYDTTPYRERGSHAARLSI, from the coding sequence ATGTCTCAAACACGCCACGCCGTGCGCAAAACCACAGAGGTCTCGAAACCACGACGTTTCGTGTTCGTTCTGCTGAACGACTTCAGCCTGCTCAGTTTTTCCACCTCAATTGAATGCCTGCGCATCGCGAACCGGATGGCGGGGCGGGACATCTATTGCTGGACCGTCATCGGCGAGGGCGGGGAAAGCGCGCGATGCTCCGCCGGGACGATTTTCCAGCTCGACGCCGATCTCGATGAATTGGCGCGCGACGATACAATTCTGGTGTGCAGCGGTCTGGACGTGCAGGATGCCACCACCAAGAAGGTCCTGAGCTGGCTGCGCCGCGAGGCGCGCAAGGGGCTGACCGTCGGCGGCCTCTGCACGGGCGCTTTCACGCTGGCCCGGGCCGGACTGCTGGACGGCAAACGCGCGACGATCCACTGGGAAAACCACGACAGCTTTGCCGAAGAATTCGAAGAGGTGAACCTGACCAAGTCTGTCTTCGTGGTGGACGGCAACCGCCTGACCACGGCGGGGGGGACCTCCTCCATCGACCTGATGCTGAAACTGATTGCCGACGACCAGGGCGAGGATCTGGCAAACGCGGTGGCCGACCAGCTGATCTATTCGTCGATCCGCACGGATCAGGACACCCAGCGCCTCAGCGTGCCGACCCGCATCGGTGTGCGCCACCCCAAGCTCAGCCAGGTCATCCAGATGATGGAAGCCAACATCGAAGAGCCGATCAGCCCCTCGGTGATGGCGCGCGACGTGGGCATGTCAACACGACAGCTGGAGCGTCTGTTCCGCCGCTACCTCAACCGCTCCCCCAAGCGGTACTACATGGAGTTGCGCCTGCAGAAGGCCCGCAACCTGCTGATGCAGACCGACATGAGCGTGATCAACGTGGCCTTGGCTTGCGGATTCGCCTCGCCGTCGCATTTCTCGAAATGCTACCGGGCACATTACGACACCACGCCCTACCGCGAACGCGGCAGTCACGCAGCCCGCCTGTCCATCTGA
- a CDS encoding PQQ-dependent sugar dehydrogenase produces MPITRNYAHFLRLIAACTLFPLSVAAQDNWAFQPVVRDLDTPWAIAPMPDGGLLVTEKDGRLLLHRDGNTSEVAGVPQVETGGQGGLLDITLARDFDATRTLFLTFAKDQGGGSGTALVSARLSQDGRTLEQVRQLFEMKPGSRGGRHFGSRVVEATDGTLFVTIGERGDRPAAQDLSRHNGSVVRVNRDGSVPQDNPFVDQEGALPEIWSYGHRNPQGAGLDLEGNLWVSEHGAQGGDEVNRVRKGANYGWPVISYGRHYSGAKIGEGTSKPGMEQPAYYWDPSIAPSGLMVYSGALSEDLRGDIFVGALKFDYIARLSGDPLEEVEQIKGPETARVRDIVEGPEGAIWFISVGEATVYRMTSAD; encoded by the coding sequence ATGCCGATCACGAGAAACTATGCACATTTCCTGCGATTGATCGCGGCATGCACATTGTTCCCGCTGTCGGTCGCCGCGCAGGATAATTGGGCATTTCAACCCGTGGTGCGCGACCTGGACACGCCCTGGGCCATTGCGCCGATGCCGGACGGGGGGCTGCTGGTCACGGAAAAGGACGGCAGGTTGCTGTTGCACCGCGATGGCAACACCAGTGAGGTCGCTGGCGTGCCGCAGGTCGAGACCGGCGGGCAGGGGGGGCTGCTGGACATCACGCTGGCGCGCGATTTCGACGCGACGCGCACCCTGTTTCTGACCTTTGCCAAGGATCAGGGCGGGGGCAGCGGCACCGCCCTGGTGTCCGCACGGTTATCGCAGGACGGCCGGACGCTCGAACAGGTGCGCCAGTTGTTCGAGATGAAACCCGGCAGCCGTGGCGGCCGCCACTTTGGCAGCCGCGTCGTAGAGGCGACGGACGGGACGCTTTTCGTCACCATCGGCGAACGCGGAGATCGCCCAGCGGCACAGGACCTCTCCCGGCACAACGGATCGGTCGTGCGCGTCAACCGGGACGGCAGTGTGCCGCAGGACAATCCTTTCGTGGATCAGGAGGGGGCGTTGCCGGAAATCTGGTCTTATGGACATCGCAACCCGCAGGGGGCCGGTCTGGACCTGGAGGGGAACCTGTGGGTGTCGGAGCACGGAGCGCAGGGCGGAGACGAGGTAAACCGGGTGCGGAAGGGCGCGAACTACGGCTGGCCCGTAATCTCTTACGGGCGGCATTATTCCGGCGCCAAGATCGGGGAAGGCACCTCAAAACCCGGGATGGAGCAACCCGCGTACTATTGGGACCCCTCGATCGCGCCGTCGGGTCTCATGGTGTATTCCGGGGCGCTGTCGGAGGACCTGCGCGGGGATATTTTCGTGGGGGCGCTCAAGTTCGACTATATCGCCCGTCTCAGCGGGGACCCGCTGGAAGAGGTCGAGCAGATCAAGGGCCCCGAAACCGCGCGGGTCCGCGACATCGTCGAAGGCCCCGAAGGCGCGATCTGGTTCATTTCGGTCGGCGAGGCCACGGTGTACCGGATGACATCTGCCGATTGA
- a CDS encoding ABC transporter substrate-binding protein, translating into MKKMLLASTAAALVATSALADAHAKEVKLGIVFGFTGPIESLTGPMASGAEMAMKEISDSGLLLDGATVTSTRADSGCIDNALAVSGAERLIAEGVNGLIGADCSGVTGAVLQNVAIPNGMVLISPSATSPGLTTMEDNGLFFRTSPSDAREGEVMAEILQERGVESIALTYTNNDYGKGLADAIESSFKAVGGEVTIVAAHEDGKADYSAEVGALASAGGDLLVVAGYLDQGGAGIIKSALDAGAWDTFGLPGGMIGENLPKNIGPDLDGSYGQIAGSEGPGIETFTKMAEEGGFDGTSPYTPESYDAAALFLLAMQAAGSMDPAEYKDQILEVANAPGTKIYPGELAKALELIKNGEDIDYVGASSVELIGPGESAGTYRMIEVRDGKNETIGFK; encoded by the coding sequence ATGAAAAAGATGCTTTTGGCGTCAACCGCCGCGGCGCTTGTGGCGACCTCGGCGCTGGCCGATGCCCATGCCAAGGAAGTGAAACTTGGCATTGTATTCGGCTTTACAGGGCCGATTGAATCGCTGACCGGCCCAATGGCCTCCGGCGCGGAAATGGCGATGAAGGAAATCAGCGACAGCGGCCTGCTGCTCGACGGGGCAACCGTGACCAGCACGCGCGCGGACTCCGGCTGCATCGACAACGCTCTGGCGGTGTCGGGCGCGGAACGCCTGATTGCCGAGGGCGTCAATGGGCTGATCGGTGCCGATTGTTCCGGCGTGACCGGCGCGGTGCTGCAGAACGTAGCAATCCCCAACGGCATGGTCCTGATCTCGCCCTCCGCGACATCGCCGGGCCTGACCACGATGGAAGACAACGGATTGTTCTTCCGCACCTCGCCTTCCGACGCGCGCGAAGGTGAAGTGATGGCAGAAATCCTGCAGGAACGCGGCGTGGAATCCATCGCGCTGACCTATACCAACAACGACTACGGCAAGGGTCTGGCGGACGCGATCGAATCCTCGTTCAAGGCCGTCGGCGGTGAAGTGACCATCGTTGCGGCGCATGAGGACGGCAAGGCCGACTACTCCGCCGAGGTGGGCGCGCTGGCGTCTGCGGGCGGCGATCTGCTGGTCGTCGCGGGCTATCTCGACCAGGGCGGTGCCGGCATCATCAAATCCGCGCTCGACGCGGGCGCCTGGGACACCTTCGGTCTGCCCGGCGGCATGATCGGTGAAAACCTGCCCAAGAACATCGGCCCCGACCTCGACGGCTCCTACGGCCAGATCGCGGGTTCCGAAGGTCCGGGGATCGAGACGTTCACGAAGATGGCCGAAGAAGGCGGTTTCGACGGCACCTCGCCCTACACGCCTGAATCCTACGATGCGGCTGCGCTGTTCCTGCTGGCGATGCAGGCGGCAGGTTCCATGGACCCGGCCGAGTACAAGGATCAGATCCTTGAGGTCGCCAACGCCCCCGGCACCAAAATCTATCCCGGTGAACTGGCCAAGGCGCTGGAGCTGATCAAGAACGGCGAAGACATCGACTATGTCGGCGCGTCCTCGGTCGAACTGATCGGTCCCGGAGAATCCGCCGGCACCTACCGGATGATCGAAGTCCGCGACGGCAAGAACGAGACCATCGGCTTCAAGTAA
- a CDS encoding ABC transporter ATP-binding protein, whose product MIVVDDIHKHFGGFHAVDGASLSIDAGSITGLIGPNGAGKTTLFNVIAGVLKPTSGTVHMDGEDITGLPPHTLFHKGLLRTFQIAHEFHSMTCRENLMMVPGGQSGESLWNTWFGTRRIADEERALRAKADEVLEFLTIEHLADQKAGQISGGQKKLLELGRTMMVDAKIVFLDEVGAGVNRTLLNTIGDAILRLNEERGYTFVVIEHDMNFIGRLCDPVICMAEGRVLATGTLDEIKANEQVIEAYLGTGLKNKDKVGA is encoded by the coding sequence ATGATCGTCGTTGACGATATTCACAAGCATTTCGGCGGATTTCACGCCGTGGACGGCGCGAGCCTGAGCATCGACGCGGGTTCGATCACCGGGTTGATCGGACCGAACGGCGCGGGAAAAACAACTCTTTTCAATGTGATCGCGGGCGTTCTTAAACCCACGTCCGGCACGGTCCACATGGACGGCGAGGATATTACCGGCCTGCCCCCGCACACGCTGTTCCACAAGGGGTTGCTGCGCACTTTTCAGATCGCGCATGAATTCCACTCCATGACCTGCCGCGAGAACCTGATGATGGTGCCCGGCGGCCAGAGCGGCGAAAGCCTGTGGAACACCTGGTTCGGCACCCGCCGCATCGCCGACGAGGAACGCGCGCTCAGGGCGAAGGCGGACGAGGTGCTGGAATTCCTGACCATCGAACACCTGGCCGACCAGAAGGCAGGCCAGATCTCCGGCGGGCAGAAAAAGCTGCTGGAGCTGGGCCGTACCATGATGGTCGACGCCAAGATCGTGTTCCTGGACGAGGTCGGCGCGGGCGTGAACCGTACCCTGCTCAACACCATCGGCGATGCGATCCTGCGACTGAACGAGGAACGTGGCTATACCTTCGTCGTCATCGAACACGACATGAATTTCATCGGGCGGCTCTGCGATCCGGTCATCTGCATGGCCGAGGGCCGCGTGCTGGCCACCGGCACGCTGGACGAAATCAAGGCCAACGAACAGGTGATCGAGGCCTATCTGGGCACCGGGCTCAAGAACAAGGACAAGGTAGGCGCATGA